The Nodosilinea sp. PGN35 genome includes a region encoding these proteins:
- a CDS encoding anthranilate synthase component I family protein: MIFPAFEQFQAYASQGNFVPVYQEWLADLDTPVSAWYKVCAGQPYSFLLESVEGGETLGRYSFLGCDPLWVLASRGDQSTQTHRDGTVIEHQGNPFDTLAACLAPYQPVKLPALPPGIGGLFGFWGYELIRWIEPTVPVHPPSPDDLPDGLWMQVDSLLIFDQVQRKIWAVAYADLRSPGADVQRAYEGACDRVRQLLHKLTLPLPPAPATLSWHPPQVDAAPVDYRSNRTPAEFCASVERAKAHIQAGDIFQVVISQRLNTTYGGDPFDLYRSLRQINPSPYMCYFNFYDWQLIGSSPEVMVKATLADDPSQPQVATVRPIAGTRPRGKTVAEDTAYEQDLLADPKERAEHVMLVDLGRNDLGRVCLSGTVQVDELMVIERYSHVMHIVSNVVGALHPSKTAWDLLKACFPAGTVSGAPKIRAMQIIHDLEPCRRGPYSGVYGYYDFEGQLNTAITIRTMVVRSLPEGGHSVAVQAGAGLVADSVPETEYQETLNKARGMLEAIRCLG; the protein is encoded by the coding sequence ATGATTTTTCCAGCCTTTGAGCAGTTTCAAGCCTACGCATCTCAGGGCAACTTTGTGCCCGTTTACCAGGAGTGGCTGGCCGATCTCGACACGCCGGTATCGGCCTGGTACAAGGTCTGTGCCGGGCAGCCCTACAGTTTTTTGCTGGAGTCGGTAGAGGGGGGCGAAACCCTGGGTCGCTACAGTTTTCTGGGCTGCGATCCGCTGTGGGTGTTGGCGAGCCGGGGCGACCAGTCTACCCAAACCCACCGCGACGGCACCGTCATTGAGCATCAGGGCAACCCCTTCGATACCCTGGCCGCCTGCCTGGCCCCCTACCAGCCGGTCAAGCTGCCTGCTCTACCTCCGGGCATTGGCGGCCTGTTTGGCTTTTGGGGCTACGAGCTCATCCGCTGGATTGAGCCCACGGTGCCGGTTCACCCCCCCAGCCCTGACGACCTGCCCGATGGCCTGTGGATGCAGGTGGACAGCCTGCTGATCTTTGACCAGGTGCAGCGCAAGATCTGGGCCGTGGCCTACGCTGACCTGCGCTCCCCCGGTGCAGATGTGCAGCGGGCCTACGAGGGGGCCTGCGATCGCGTCCGACAGCTGCTTCACAAGCTCACCCTGCCGTTGCCCCCGGCTCCGGCTACCCTATCCTGGCACCCCCCCCAGGTGGATGCCGCCCCGGTAGACTACCGCAGCAACCGCACCCCTGCCGAATTTTGCGCCAGTGTTGAGCGTGCCAAGGCCCACATTCAGGCTGGGGATATCTTTCAGGTAGTGATCTCCCAGCGGCTGAACACCACCTACGGGGGCGACCCCTTTGACCTGTACCGATCCCTGCGACAGATCAACCCGTCTCCCTACATGTGCTACTTCAACTTCTACGACTGGCAGCTGATCGGCTCCAGCCCTGAGGTTATGGTCAAGGCCACCCTGGCCGATGACCCCAGTCAGCCCCAGGTGGCCACGGTGCGCCCCATCGCCGGTACCCGGCCCCGGGGCAAGACTGTGGCCGAAGACACCGCCTACGAGCAAGACCTGCTGGCCGACCCCAAAGAGCGCGCCGAACACGTCATGCTGGTTGACCTAGGCCGTAACGACCTGGGCCGGGTGTGCCTCAGCGGCACGGTGCAGGTGGATGAGCTGATGGTAATCGAGCGCTATTCCCACGTCATGCACATTGTCAGCAATGTGGTGGGTGCCCTCCACCCCAGCAAAACCGCCTGGGATTTGCTCAAGGCCTGCTTTCCGGCGGGCACCGTCAGCGGCGCGCCCAAGATTCGCGCCATGCAGATCATTCACGATCTAGAACCCTGTCGGCGCGGCCCCTACTCGGGGGTCTACGGCTACTACGACTTTGAGGGGCAGCTGAACACCGCCATCACCATTCGCACTATGGTGGTGCGATCGCTCCCTGAGGGGGGGCATAGCGTTGCGGTACAGGCCGGGGCTGGGCTGGTCGCCGACTCGGTACCCGAGACCGAGTACCAGGAGACCCTCAACAAGGCCCGAGGCATGCTGGAAGCAATTCGGTGTCTCGGCTAG
- a CDS encoding S-layer homology domain-containing protein, whose translation MPWLFRPLLRQPQPSSTPRKRWQPLVPAGLLTLAVGLILLAWSSERPVDAEATLIPATQPTPARGVKQLFRRPLPPPPLTVPPPVLPQPLPPQQAWPDLPLVQTQPRFSDLSADHWAWPQLADLARRDLVSGFPDGTFRPGATVTRAELAAQLARLFDLPPDRQNMPLTTYPDLGPDHWAYASVQKSIGMGFLSGHPEGKFLPDQTVTRIQVIVALASGLGLKSSRGAATVLAPYSDRNQVPPWAVGSLVAATDAGLVVNYPHINTLAPSQLASRAEVATMLHRALVYTGRLRQVASPYVVAPSPHPLELNPHP comes from the coding sequence ATGCCCTGGTTATTTCGTCCTCTGCTTCGGCAGCCCCAGCCCTCGTCAACCCCTAGAAAGCGGTGGCAGCCGCTAGTGCCCGCCGGGCTGTTGACGCTCGCTGTCGGCCTCATTCTCCTAGCCTGGAGTAGTGAACGCCCCGTCGATGCCGAGGCCACCCTCATACCTGCCACCCAACCCACTCCGGCGAGGGGGGTTAAGCAGCTGTTTCGTCGCCCTCTACCGCCGCCCCCGCTGACGGTACCGCCCCCGGTTCTTCCCCAGCCCCTGCCGCCCCAGCAGGCCTGGCCCGATCTACCGCTGGTGCAAACCCAGCCCCGCTTCAGTGACCTCAGTGCTGACCACTGGGCCTGGCCGCAGCTGGCTGACCTCGCCCGGCGCGATCTGGTTTCGGGGTTCCCCGACGGCACCTTTCGCCCCGGCGCGACAGTGACGCGGGCCGAGTTGGCGGCGCAGCTGGCTCGACTGTTTGATCTCCCCCCCGACCGGCAGAATATGCCCCTGACCACCTACCCAGATCTAGGGCCAGACCACTGGGCCTACGCTAGCGTGCAAAAGTCAATAGGTATGGGGTTTCTCAGCGGTCATCCCGAAGGCAAATTTCTGCCCGACCAAACCGTTACCCGCATTCAGGTGATTGTGGCGTTGGCCAGCGGGCTGGGTCTAAAGTCGAGTCGTGGGGCAGCCACAGTGCTGGCTCCCTACAGCGATCGCAATCAGGTTCCCCCCTGGGCCGTAGGCTCGCTGGTGGCGGCTACGGACGCGGGTTTGGTGGTCAACTATCCCCACATCAACACCCTAGCCCCCAGCCAACTGGCCAGCCGGGCTGAAGTGGCAACCATGCTGCACCGAGCCCTGGTGTACACTGGCCGCCTTAGGCAGGTAGCGTCCCCCTACGTTGTCGCGCCATCCCCCCACCCGTTAGAACTGAACCCGCATCCCTAA
- a CDS encoding Npun_F5560 family protein encodes MAQSSYTDMNEQQAEIARLESELAIRDQLVQQLSQELFRLVKGNTGFVPTPEVSEQHQAELTALRDQLRGVEKQIDFYQGQLEERDGEVLQLRQTVQELTDRTRMLEQVVQELPTVYRQKFAERMDAVKQRVAEIQRENRQLQAELQSVSYRLAMRTRRSQRLELPTLEQDGLDGISLPSF; translated from the coding sequence GTGGCGCAGTCTTCATATACTGATATGAACGAGCAGCAGGCTGAAATTGCTCGGCTTGAGTCTGAGCTGGCCATTCGTGACCAACTGGTGCAGCAGCTGTCTCAGGAGCTGTTTCGCCTGGTGAAGGGCAATACCGGGTTTGTACCCACCCCTGAGGTCTCGGAGCAGCACCAGGCGGAGTTAACCGCCCTGCGCGATCAGCTGCGAGGGGTTGAAAAGCAGATTGATTTCTACCAGGGGCAGCTCGAAGAGCGCGACGGTGAAGTGCTTCAGCTGCGCCAAACAGTGCAAGAGTTGACCGATCGCACCCGCATGCTGGAGCAGGTGGTGCAAGAACTGCCTACGGTGTACCGCCAAAAGTTTGCCGAGCGCATGGATGCCGTCAAGCAGCGGGTGGCCGAGATTCAGCGCGAAAATCGCCAGCTCCAGGCCGAGCTCCAGAGCGTGAGCTATCGCCTGGCCATGCGCACCCGCCGCAGCCAGCGCCTAGAGCTGCCTACCCTGGAGCAGGACGGTTTAGACGGCATTTCGCTGCCTTCGTTTTAA
- the rpsF gene encoding 30S ribosomal protein S6: MKAYMYETMYILRPDLNDEAIDATIGKYQTMLKDQGASILETQHRGKRRLAYEIDRHREGIYIQMNYTGPGGAIAPLERAMRLSEEVIRFLTVKQESDEPLPAEVEEPAEAVAAVAASEEE, encoded by the coding sequence ATGAAAGCCTACATGTACGAAACCATGTACATTTTGCGGCCTGATCTCAACGATGAGGCCATTGATGCCACCATTGGCAAATACCAGACCATGCTGAAAGACCAGGGTGCCTCAATTTTAGAGACCCAGCACCGGGGCAAGCGCCGCCTGGCCTACGAAATCGATCGCCACCGCGAAGGCATCTATATCCAGATGAACTACACTGGGCCTGGGGGGGCGATCGCCCCCCTGGAGCGCGCCATGCGCCTCAGTGAGGAGGTCATTCGTTTCTTGACCGTGAAGCAAGAGTCTGACGAACCCCTGCCCGCCGAGGTCGAAGAGCCCGCTGAGGCGGTGGCGGCGGTCGCCGCTAGCGAAGAAGAGTAG
- a CDS encoding fumarylacetoacetate hydrolase family protein has translation MAQRYVRVQSQSGQLHYGLLRPDRSVQVLDAPPWLQGQPTEVELLPSSYDLLAPCAPSKVVAVGKNYANHAAEMGTDTPPEPLLFIKPSTAVTAAGAPIYYPPQATQVDYEGELAVVIGDRCAHVAPEAARAKIWGYTIANDVTARDLQKRDGQWTRAKGFDTFCPLGPWIVRELSAGALLHTFLNNQATPVQAASIEEMTYSPDYLVSYISEIMTLLPGDVILTGTPAGVGPLTVGDQVRVEIEGIGALENTVARRP, from the coding sequence ATGGCGCAACGCTACGTTAGGGTTCAGTCTCAATCCGGGCAGCTGCACTACGGGCTGCTGCGCCCCGATCGCAGTGTGCAGGTGCTAGACGCGCCGCCCTGGCTCCAGGGACAGCCCACCGAGGTCGAGCTGCTGCCCAGCAGCTACGACCTGCTGGCTCCCTGCGCTCCCTCTAAGGTAGTGGCCGTGGGCAAAAACTACGCCAACCATGCCGCTGAAATGGGTACCGATACGCCGCCGGAGCCCCTGCTGTTTATCAAGCCATCCACGGCGGTAACCGCCGCCGGAGCCCCCATTTACTACCCGCCCCAGGCCACCCAGGTTGATTACGAAGGCGAACTGGCGGTAGTGATTGGCGATCGCTGCGCCCACGTGGCTCCCGAAGCCGCCCGCGCCAAGATTTGGGGGTACACCATTGCCAACGATGTCACCGCCCGCGATCTGCAAAAGCGCGACGGTCAGTGGACTCGAGCTAAAGGCTTCGACACGTTCTGTCCCCTAGGCCCCTGGATTGTGCGAGAACTCAGCGCCGGAGCCCTGCTCCACACCTTTCTCAACAACCAAGCCACCCCCGTACAGGCGGCCTCTATCGAAGAAATGACCTACAGCCCCGACTACCTGGTGTCCTACATCAGCGAAATCATGACCCTGCTGCCGGGGGACGTCATTTTAACCGGCACCCCCGCCGGAGTCGGCCCTCTCACCGTTGGCGACCAAGTCAGAGTAGAAATCGAAGGCATCGGTGCCCTCGAAAATACCGTCGCCCGCCGTCCCTAG